One part of the Symphalangus syndactylus isolate Jambi chromosome 1, NHGRI_mSymSyn1-v2.1_pri, whole genome shotgun sequence genome encodes these proteins:
- the LOC134736643 gene encoding collagen alpha-1(I) chain-like, which translates to MRGREGRELPRNRQALRPMGARNGLGPPMTAWWVEPAVRAGGAGRIPVAGGRAIRDGRGRGGRGGRRGTAGDCGSRPGRRGECGPRGPWVPSRDFESCTSARLPRNRWVPPEVAAPPTPCADVSGKGLRTPPAAPPSAVPPDPQDNGAGLGGGSRDWQQGPPAPGAGANPDRLKEPEGRAGCACGSCSNLDFPVKEKNAVRLRMERRTGVPIS; encoded by the exons ATGCGCGGGCGCGAGGGCAGGGAGCTGCCGAGAAACCGGCAGGCGCTGCGGCCAATGGGCGCCCGGAACGGTCTGGGCCCGCCAATGACAGCGTGGTGGGTGGAGCCGGCCGTCCGGGCGGGAGGGGCTGGGCGCATCCCTGTAGCCGGCGGACGCGCGATCCGGGACGGACGGGGTCGCGGGGGACGCGGGGGACGGCGGGGAACAGCAGGGGACTGCGGGTCACGTCCTGGCCGCCGAGGTGAGTGCGGGCCCCGGGGACCGTGGGTCCCCTCGCGGGATTTTGAGAGTTGCACTTCTGCCCGGCTCCCCCGAAATCGCTGGGTCCCACCCGAGGTGGCGGCGCCCCCGACCCCCTGCGCAGATGTTTCAGGGAAGGGGCTGAGAACTCCCCCAGCAGCTCCCCCTTCCGCGGTGCCCCCGGACCCTCAGGATAACGGCGCGGGCCTGGGCGGGGGGAGCAGGGACTGGCAGCAGGGACCCCCGGCCCCAGGGGCAGGAGCGAATCCCGATCGGCTGAAGGAGCCGGAGGGGCGAGCGGGCTGCGCCTGCGGCTCGTGCAGTAACTTAGATTTTCCGGTAAAGGAGAAGAATGCGGTCCGTCTCAGGATGGAGAGAAGGACCGGT GTTCCAATATCTTAA